The following coding sequences lie in one Anguilla rostrata isolate EN2019 chromosome 8, ASM1855537v3, whole genome shotgun sequence genomic window:
- the cebpd gene encoding CCAAT/enhancer-binding protein delta, with translation MSVLYSLDSQCVSPPCNMSWAMEPANFYDNKLSTVHGSCKPNRDGGTGEDSNLAELSTAPAMYDDESAIDFSSYIDSMSSVPNLELCNDELFADLFNSSVKQEKADFTYLPNTTSGTMPLSSGVSAVSVTREFGRKLDASFSKGVFSAPIKQESDWSDSEMSSSLPSQIETCAQTAVSLHTGQPTPPTTPEPSSIQGTTRKVGKEKGKKNVDRYSPEYRQRRERNNIAVRKSRDKAKQRNMEMQQKMIELGAENDRLHKTIDHLTRELTSLRSFFKDLPNSSFVSTASANGR, from the coding sequence ATGAGTGTATTATACAGCCTGGATTCGCAGTGCGTCTCACCACCATGCAATATGAGTTGGGCGATGGAGCCTGCCAACTTCTACGACAATAAGCTGAGCACGGTGCACGGGTCCTGCAAACCCAACCGAGATGGTGGCACCGGCGAGGACAGCAACCTGGCAGAGCTAAGCACCGCTCCCGCGATGTATGATGACGAGAGTGCCATCGACTTCAGCTCCTACATCGACTCCATGTCCTCTGTGCCAAATCTGGAACTCTGCAACGACGAGCTGTTCGCAGACCTATTCAACAGTAGCGTGAAGCAGGAGAAGGCCGACTTCACGTATCTGCCAAACACCACGTCAGGAACCATGCCGCTTTCGTCCGGCGTGTCTGCTGTCAGCGTGACCAGGGAATTTGGGAGGAAACTGGATGCGAGTTTCTCGAAAGGGGTCTTCAGCGCACCCATTAAGCAGGAATCGGACTGGAGTGACAGTGAGATGTCATCATCGTTACCTTCACAAATTGAAACCTGCGCACAGACCGCAGTGAGTCTGCACACTGGGCAGCCCACCCCGCCGACCACTCCGGAGCCCTCCTCAATTCAGGGCACCACTCGCAAAGTcggaaaagagaaagggaaaaagaacgTTGACAGGTACAGCCCAGAGTACCGCCAGAGACGCGAGAGGAATAATATCGCCGTCAGAAAAAGCCGAGACAAGGCAAAGCAACGAAATATGGAAATGCAGCAAAAAATGATTGAACTGGGCGCCGAGAATGATAGGTTACACAAAACAATCGACCATTTAACCCGCGAGCTTACCAGCCTCAGGAGCTTCTTCAAAGATCTTCCCAACTCCTCTTTTGTAAGCACGGCGAGTGCGAACGGTCGGTGA
- the mcm4 gene encoding DNA replication licensing factor MCM4, translated as MMSSPSSTPSNGKRGRGSNPPTPLGDGISSPPSQRRRTEDTSTADLQPMPTSPATDMRSPVAQDTSLFSSPLRSRPSAPPSEIDMSSPLMYGTPSSRMEGTPRSGARGTPARQRADLGSVRKARQVDLHSEPPSGGDVASEQPAGQKLVIWGTDVNVGTCKEKFQRFLQRFTDPGSREDENAGLDLNEPLYMQKLEEINVVGEPVLNVNCGDLQAFDGDLYRQLISYPQEVIPTFDMAVNELFFERFPDSILEHQIQVRPYNALKTRNMRNLNPEDIDQLITICGMVIRTSQLIPEMQEAFFRCQVCAFSSRVEVDRGRIAEPAVCRGCNTTHSMALIHNRSTFSDKQMIKLQESPDDMPAGQTPHTTVVYAHNDLVDKVQPGDRINITGIYRAVPMRVNPRQSNVKSVYKTHIDAIHFRKTDQKRLHGLDKDAEQKLFTEDRVRVLKELAAKPDVYDRLSSALAPSIYEQEDIKKGILLQLFGGTRKDFSQTGRGNFRAEVNILLCGDPGTSKSQLLQYVNNLVPRGQYTSGKGSSAVGLTAYIMKDPETRQLVLQTGALVLSDNGICCIDEFDKMSDSTRSVLHEVMEQQTLSIAKAGIICQLNARTSILAAANPVGSQWNPKKTTIENIQLPHTLLSRFDLIFLMLDPQDEAYDRRLAHHLVALYHQSEEQIEEEFLDMAVLKDYIAYARTYINPRLSEEASQALIEAYVDMRKIGSGRGMVSAYPRQLESLIRLAEAHAKVRFSDKVETIDVEEAKRLHREALKQSATDPRTGFVDISILTTGMSATARKRKEEIAQALKKLIQTKGRTPAMKYQQLFDDLRAQSELAITKDMFEEALRALSDEDFLTVTGKTVRLL; from the exons ATGATGTCGTCACCGTCGTCAACCCCGAGTAACGGCAAACGTGGGAGGGGAAGCAATCCACCTACCC CACTAGGAGATGGGatctcctcccctccatcccAGCGTCGCCGGACGGAGGACACCTCGACCGCGGATCTGCAGCCGATGCCCACGTCCCCCGCCACGGACATGCGCAGCCCGGTGGCTCAGGACACCTCTCTGTTCTCCAGCCCGCTGCGGTCCCGCCCCTCGG CTCCCCCGAGTGAGATTGACATGAGCTCCCCGCTGATGTACGGCACCCCCAGCTCCAGGATGGAGGGGACGCCTCGCAGCGGAGCGCGCGGGACCCCCGCCAGGCAGCGCGCCGATCTCGGGTCCGTCCGGAAGGCTCGCCAGGTGGACCTGCACTCTGAGCCG CCTTCAGGAGGTGATGTGGCCAGCGAGCAGCCAGCAGGACAGAAGCTGGTGATCTGGGGCACTGATGTCAATGTGGGGACCTGCAAGGAGAAGTTTCAG aGATTCCTTCAGCGCTTCACTGATCCTGGCTCCAGGGAGGATGAGAACGCTGGGCTCGATCTGAACGAGCCCCTCTACATGCAGAAACTGGAGGAG ATCAATGTCGTTGGAGAGCCAGTGCTGAATGTTAACTGTGGGGACCTGCAGGCCTTTGATGGCGACCTGTACAGGCAGCTGATCTCTTATCCTCAG GAAGTTATTCCTACTTTTGACATGGCTGTTAACGAGCTCTTCTTTGAGCGATTCCCTGACTCCATTTTGGAGCACCAGATCCAGGTGCGTCCCTACAACGCTCTGAAGACCAGAAACATGAGGAACCTCAATCCTGAGG ACATTGATCAGCTGATCACGATCTGTGGCATGGTGATCCGAACCTCCCAGCTGATCCCCGAAATGCAGGAGGCCTTCTTCAGGTGCCAGGTGTGCGCCTTCAGCTCGCGCGTGGAGGTGGACCGCGGGCGCATCGCCGAGCCGGCCGTCTGCCGCGGCTGCAACACCACCCACAGCATGGCCCTCATCCACAACCGCTCCACCTTCTCCGACAAGCAGATG ATAAAGCTGCAGGAATCTCCTGACGACATGCCTGCTGGACAAACCCCTCACACCACTGTGGTCTACGCTCACAATGACCTGGTCGACAAGGTGCAGCCTGGTGACCGAATCAACATAACTG GCATTTATAGAGCGGTTCCCATGCGAGTCAACCCACGCCAAAGCAACGTGAAGTCCGTGTACAAGACCCACATAGATGCCATCCACTTCCGCAAGACGGACCAGAAGCGGCTCCACGGCTTGGACAAGGACGCGGAGCAGAAGCTGTTCACGGAGGACCGTGTCCGGGTGCTGAAGGAGCTGGCGGCCAAGCCTGACGTATATGACCGCTTGTCTTCAGCGCTGGCACCCAGCATCTATGAGCAGGAGGACATCAAGAAG GGAATTTTGCTGCAGTTGTTCGGGGGCACTAGGAAAGACTTCAGCCAGACTGGGAGGGGAAACTTTCGCGCTGAAGTCAACATCCTTCTGTGTGGAGATCCCGGGACCAGCAAGTCCCAGCTGCTGCAGTACGTTAACAACCTTGTGCCCCGTGGCCAGTACACTTCAGGCAAGGGCTCCAGCGCCGTCGGGCTGACTGCTTACATTATGAAAGACCCTGAGACCCGGCAGCTGGTCCTGCAGACCGGTGCCCTGGTGCTCAGCGACAACGGCATCTGCTGCATCGACGAGTTCGACAAGATGAGCGACAGCACGCGGTCGGTGCTGCACGAGGTCATGGAGCAGCAGACACTGTCTATTGCCAAG gcAGGAATTATTTGCCAGCTGAATGCTCGCACCTCGATCCTAGCTGCAGCTAACCCAGTGGGGTCTCAGTGGAACCCGAAAAAGACCACAATTGAAAATATTCAGCTTCCACACACTTTACTGTCCAG ATTTGATCTCATCTTCCTGATGCTCGATCCTCAAGATGAAGCCTACGACCGACGTCTCGCTCACCATTTGGTAGCCCTGTATCACCAAAGCGAGGAGCAAATCGAGGAAGAGTTTCTGGACATGGCTGTTCTTAAGGACTACATTGCTTACGCTCGCACTTACATTAACCCCAGATTAAGCGAAGAAGCTAGTCAGGCACTTATTGAG GCCTATGTGGACATGCGTAAAATTGGAAGTGGGAGGGGCATGGTGTCTGCCTATCCTCGCCAGCTGGAGTCCCTTATTAGGCTGGCGGAGGCCCATGCCAAGGTGCGCTTCTCTGACAAAGTGGAGACCATCGACGTTGAGGAGGCGAAGCGGCTCCATCGTGAAGCCCTGAAACAGTCTGCCACAGATCCCAGGACTGGATTTGTGGACATTTCAATTCTCACCACAG GAATGAGTGCCACTGCCCGAAAGCGCAAGGAGGAAATAGCCCAGGCTTTGAAGAAGCTGATCCAGACAAAGGGCAGGACTCCAGCCATGAAATACCAGCAGCTGTTCGATGATCTCCGCGCACAGTCTGAATTG gcAATCACGAAGGACATGTTTGAAGAGGCTCTTCGAGCGCTGTCTGATGAAGACTTTTTAACAGTCACAGGGAAGACTGTACGCTTGCTTTAA